A section of the Pimelobacter simplex genome encodes:
- a CDS encoding ParA family protein, with protein MTLQFPVPEREPEPSRASVQTLSGEPGPTGRPMPELPDPKPVAQHGNARVIAMCNQKGGVGKTTTTINLGAALAEFGRKVLLVDFDPQGSLSVGLGLNPHEMDLTVYNLLMDPETRLDEVVVPSGVPGMDLLPSNIDLSAAEVQLVHEVAREQTLQRVLAPAVAEYDVILIDCQPSLGLLTVNALTASNGVIVPLECEYFALRGVALLKATIDKVKQRLNPDLEVDGVLGTMYDGRTLHGREVLERLVQAWGDQVFHTVIRRTVKFSDSTVAGEPITSYASGSSGAEAYRQLAKEVALRCPDV; from the coding sequence ATGACACTGCAGTTCCCGGTACCCGAGCGCGAGCCGGAGCCCAGCCGCGCGTCGGTCCAGACGCTCAGCGGCGAGCCCGGCCCGACCGGTCGCCCGATGCCCGAGCTGCCCGACCCGAAGCCGGTCGCCCAGCACGGCAACGCGCGCGTGATCGCCATGTGCAACCAGAAGGGCGGCGTCGGCAAGACGACGACGACCATCAACCTCGGCGCCGCGCTGGCCGAGTTCGGCCGCAAGGTGCTGCTGGTCGACTTCGACCCGCAGGGCTCGCTGTCGGTGGGCCTGGGGCTCAACCCGCACGAGATGGACCTGACGGTCTACAACCTGCTGATGGACCCCGAGACGCGCCTCGACGAGGTCGTCGTCCCCTCGGGCGTGCCCGGCATGGACCTGCTGCCCTCCAACATCGACCTGTCGGCCGCCGAGGTACAGCTGGTGCACGAGGTCGCGCGCGAGCAGACCCTGCAGCGTGTGCTGGCCCCCGCCGTCGCCGAGTACGACGTCATCCTGATCGACTGCCAGCCCTCCCTGGGCCTGCTCACGGTCAACGCGCTGACCGCCTCGAACGGCGTGATCGTGCCGCTGGAGTGCGAGTACTTCGCGCTGCGCGGCGTCGCGCTGCTCAAGGCGACCATCGACAAGGTCAAGCAGCGGCTCAACCCCGACCTCGAGGTCGACGGCGTCCTCGGCACCATGTACGACGGCCGCACGCTCCACGGCCGCGAGGTGCTCGAGCGGCTGGTGCAGGCCTGGGGCGACCAGGTCTTCCACACCGTCATCCGCCGGACCGTGAAGTTCTCCGACTCCACCGTGGCCGGCGAGCCGATCACGTCGTACGCCTCCGGGTCGAGTGGAGCGGAGGCGTACCGCCAGCTCGCGAAGGAGGTGGCGCTGCGGTGTCCCGACGTGTGA
- a CDS encoding segregation and condensation protein A, whose protein sequence is MSDDTGAPVEAAVEENETAATTGFQVHLANFEGPFDLLLGLISKHKLDVTEIALSQVTDEFIAHVKNLPDSDLEETTSFLLVAATLLDLKAARLLPAGDVEDEEDLALLEARDLLFARLLQYKAYKQVAAVLDGRLQAEAKRFPRAVGLEERFAGLLPEVLIGIGLDQFAALAAKAMTPKPELQLTLHHIHAPTVSVREQAAIVVDRLRRSGTMTFRALCGDSPDTLTTVARFLSLLELFREGVIGFDQMTPLGELTVRWTGDEAVDIEDLITDEFDGAAPPPEETPSDD, encoded by the coding sequence GTGAGTGACGACACCGGAGCGCCGGTCGAGGCCGCGGTCGAGGAGAACGAGACCGCGGCCACGACCGGCTTCCAGGTCCACCTGGCGAACTTCGAGGGACCGTTCGACCTGCTGCTGGGCCTGATCTCCAAGCACAAGCTCGACGTCACCGAGATCGCGCTGTCCCAGGTCACCGACGAGTTCATCGCGCACGTCAAGAACCTGCCCGACAGCGACCTGGAGGAGACGACGTCGTTCCTCCTGGTCGCGGCGACCCTCCTCGACCTCAAGGCGGCCCGGCTGCTGCCGGCCGGCGACGTGGAGGACGAGGAGGACCTCGCCCTGCTCGAGGCCCGGGACCTGCTGTTCGCGCGGCTGCTGCAGTACAAGGCCTACAAGCAGGTCGCCGCCGTCCTCGACGGCCGGCTCCAGGCCGAGGCGAAGAGGTTCCCGCGCGCGGTCGGGCTGGAGGAGCGCTTCGCCGGGCTGCTGCCCGAGGTGCTCATCGGCATCGGCCTGGACCAGTTCGCCGCGCTCGCGGCCAAGGCGATGACGCCCAAGCCCGAGCTCCAGCTGACCCTGCACCACATCCACGCCCCGACGGTCAGCGTGCGCGAGCAGGCGGCCATCGTGGTGGACCGGCTGCGCCGGAGTGGGACGATGACCTTCCGGGCGCTGTGCGGCGACTCGCCCGACACGCTGACCACGGTGGCGCGCTTCCTGTCGCTGCTCGAGCTCTTCCGCGAGGGAGTGATCGGCTTCGACCAGATGACGCCGCTGGGCGAGCTGACGGTGCGCTGGACCGGCGACGAGGCGGTCGACATCGAGGACCTGATCACCGACGAGTTCGACGGGGCGGCCCCGCCCCCGGAGGAGACACCGAGCGATGACTGA
- the scpB gene encoding SMC-Scp complex subunit ScpB: MTEQTEEPDGTAEEALPLVELRPALEAVLMVADQPLDELALASAVGHPAPDVVTALAALATEYDEQGRGFELRNVAGGWRYYTREEFAPVVEAFVLEGQQARLTQAALETLAVVAYQQPVSRARVSAIRGVNVDGVMRTLISRGLVEDAGQDGEHGATLYRTTSYFLERIGIVSLDELPDLAPHLPDLAEVEEELAPTPEPQPDDQNEDTPDDA; this comes from the coding sequence ATGACTGAACAGACCGAGGAGCCGGACGGCACCGCGGAGGAGGCGCTCCCGCTCGTCGAGCTGCGCCCCGCGCTCGAGGCGGTGCTCATGGTCGCCGACCAGCCGCTCGACGAGCTCGCCCTGGCCTCCGCCGTGGGCCACCCGGCCCCCGACGTCGTCACGGCGCTCGCCGCCCTCGCCACCGAGTACGACGAGCAGGGCCGCGGGTTCGAACTGCGCAACGTCGCCGGTGGCTGGCGCTACTACACGCGCGAGGAGTTCGCGCCCGTCGTCGAGGCCTTCGTCCTGGAGGGTCAGCAGGCCCGGCTCACCCAGGCCGCGCTCGAGACGCTCGCCGTCGTCGCCTACCAGCAGCCCGTCTCGCGGGCCCGGGTCTCGGCGATCCGCGGGGTCAACGTCGACGGCGTGATGCGCACCCTCATCAGCCGCGGTCTGGTCGAGGACGCCGGCCAGGACGGCGAGCACGGCGCGACGCTGTACCGCACGACGTCGTACTTCCTGGAGCGGATCGGCATCGTCTCGCTCGACGAGCTGCCCGACCTCGCGCCGCACCTGCCCGACCTCGCCGAGGTCGAGGAGGAGCTGGCGCCCACCCCCGAACCGCAGCCTGACGACCAGAACGAGGACACCCCTGATGACGCGTGA
- a CDS encoding pseudouridine synthase, with translation MTREIAVDDDGQIRLQKLLAQSGVASRRRCEELMLAGEVEVDGEVVTRLGTKVDPRTAVIKVSGKRLPPVSDHVYLVLNKPRGVVSTMSDPEGRPTLTDLVADREERLFHVGRLDTDTSGLLLLTNDGDFAHRMAHPSFEVEKTYVAEVAGRLAKGTVGDLLAGVTLEDGPVEVRRARILATAADKSIIELVIHEGRNRIVRRLLDQVGHPVRQLSRTKFGPIELGTLRSGTLRELSDDELGQLLELVGL, from the coding sequence ATGACGCGTGAGATCGCCGTCGACGACGACGGCCAGATCCGCCTGCAGAAGCTGCTCGCCCAGTCCGGCGTGGCCTCGCGCCGGCGCTGCGAGGAGCTCATGCTCGCCGGGGAGGTCGAGGTCGACGGCGAGGTCGTCACCCGCCTCGGCACCAAGGTCGACCCGCGCACCGCGGTGATCAAGGTGTCCGGCAAGCGCCTGCCCCCGGTCTCCGACCACGTCTACCTCGTGCTCAACAAGCCCCGCGGCGTCGTCTCGACGATGTCCGACCCCGAGGGGCGCCCGACGCTGACCGATCTCGTGGCCGACCGCGAGGAACGGCTCTTCCACGTCGGCCGGCTCGACACCGACACCTCCGGCCTGCTGCTGCTCACCAACGACGGCGACTTCGCGCACCGCATGGCGCACCCGTCGTTCGAGGTCGAGAAGACCTACGTCGCCGAGGTCGCCGGCCGGCTGGCCAAGGGCACCGTCGGCGACCTGCTCGCCGGCGTGACTCTCGAGGACGGCCCGGTCGAGGTACGCCGCGCGCGCATCCTCGCCACCGCGGCGGACAAGTCGATCATCGAGCTCGTCATCCACGAGGGCCGCAACCGCATCGTGCGCCGCCTGCTCGACCAGGTCGGGCACCCGGTGCGCCAGCTCAGCCGCACGAAGTTCGGTCCGATCGAGCTCGGCACGCTGCGCAGCGGCACCCTGCGCGAGCTCTCCGACGACGAGCTCGGCCAGCTGCTGGAGCTCGTCGGTCTCTAG
- a CDS encoding helix-turn-helix domain-containing protein, whose protein sequence is MIPVAPVPAALRRYVVSRIPYDVDFGAPGAHRGLPSTTLTFVLPVDEPIRVSWAGRDETLHAGWTSLSGLHTAPAAIHHTGTQRGVQLALTVAGARVLLGRPAADLAGALTDLDEADALPALLRALPERLHAAPTWAARVALVDRTLATLAARAGDPAPRAEVARALGLLTSGVRVTDVAGDVGYSRRRLTSLVQAECGLAPKAFQRVARFEAARQLLGVRPLAEVATACGYSDQAHLTREWRALAGCTPTTWLREEFPFVQDRDPGRGGGSGHEHLNP, encoded by the coding sequence GTGATCCCGGTCGCCCCGGTACCGGCCGCGCTGCGGCGCTATGTCGTCTCCCGGATCCCCTACGACGTGGACTTCGGCGCGCCCGGCGCCCACCGCGGGCTGCCGTCGACCACGCTGACCTTCGTGCTCCCGGTCGACGAGCCGATCCGGGTCTCGTGGGCCGGCCGGGACGAGACCCTGCACGCCGGGTGGACCTCGCTGTCGGGGCTGCACACCGCGCCCGCGGCGATCCACCACACCGGTACCCAGCGCGGCGTCCAGCTCGCGCTCACCGTCGCAGGCGCGCGGGTCCTGCTGGGGCGCCCGGCCGCCGACCTGGCCGGTGCGCTGACCGACCTCGACGAGGCCGACGCGCTGCCGGCGCTCCTGCGTGCGCTGCCCGAGCGGCTGCACGCCGCGCCCACCTGGGCCGCACGCGTGGCGCTCGTCGACCGCACCCTGGCGACCCTCGCCGCGCGGGCCGGCGACCCGGCGCCGCGGGCGGAGGTCGCCCGGGCGCTGGGCCTGCTCACCTCCGGGGTGCGGGTCACCGACGTCGCCGGGGACGTGGGCTACAGCCGGCGGCGGCTGACCAGCCTGGTCCAGGCCGAGTGCGGACTGGCGCCCAAGGCGTTCCAGCGGGTGGCCCGGTTCGAGGCGGCGCGGCAGCTGCTCGGCGTACGGCCGCTGGCCGAGGTCGCCACGGCCTGCGGCTACAGCGACCAGGCGCACCTGACCCGGGAGTGGCGGGCGCTGGCCGGCTGCACGCCGACGACCTGGCTGCGCGAGGAGTTCCCGTTCGTTCAAGACCGCGACCCGGGTCGGGGAGGAGGCTCGGGCCATGAGCACCTCAACCCGTGA
- a CDS encoding VOC family protein, translated as MSTSTRDQAATVRLWPALQFHDVDTMMGWLGAIGFVEHATHRDESGTVVHAEWLWPGGGGLMFGAVRAESPLQPAGTGAAYLVSEDPDALFAAALAAGGTVQRAMVDQDYGGRGGSVRDPEGNHWSFGSYQPGS; from the coding sequence ATGAGCACCTCAACCCGTGATCAGGCAGCGACCGTCCGGCTCTGGCCGGCCCTGCAGTTCCACGACGTCGACACGATGATGGGCTGGCTGGGGGCGATCGGCTTCGTCGAGCACGCCACCCACCGCGACGAGTCGGGCACCGTCGTCCACGCCGAGTGGCTGTGGCCCGGCGGGGGCGGGCTGATGTTCGGGGCCGTGCGCGCGGAGAGCCCGCTGCAGCCGGCCGGCACCGGGGCGGCGTACCTGGTGAGCGAGGACCCGGACGCCCTCTTCGCGGCGGCGCTCGCCGCCGGCGGCACGGTCCAGCGGGCGATGGTCGACCAGGACTACGGCGGGCGCGGCGGCAGCGTGCGCGACCCCGAGGGCAACCACTGGTCGTTCGGGTCCTACCAGCCGGGCTCCTGA
- a CDS encoding prephenate dehydrogenase, translating to MTETSARLVGPVEIVGTGLIGTSIALACRRAGLEVLLTDTDPDHVRTATGLGAGRARTPGDVPQLVVVAVPPDALGAAITATLDAAGPDTVVTDVGSVKAAPLAAVAGHPGISRYVGSHPMAGTEHSGPLSASAALFDGRPWAVTPGPDATPAAARLVEALVVLCGAVPVPLSPVEHDRAVARTSHVPHLMASLVAGTLAGASADHLALSGTGVRDVTRVAGGDPRLYSQIIGGNAGAVAALLTEVRARLDLAIEAVAGDDRAGLESLLAYGQAGTRAIPGKHGTAPQAMEAVRVSVPDHPGELARLFADAGASGVNIEDVRIDHDPGRPVGLVELDVVAARAEELRVALESNGWVTHR from the coding sequence GTGACGGAGACGAGTGCGCGGCTGGTCGGACCGGTCGAGATCGTCGGCACCGGCCTGATCGGCACCTCCATCGCGCTGGCCTGCCGCCGCGCGGGCCTGGAGGTACTGCTCACCGACACCGACCCCGACCACGTCCGTACGGCGACCGGGCTCGGCGCCGGACGCGCCCGCACCCCCGGCGACGTCCCCCAGCTCGTCGTGGTCGCCGTACCGCCCGACGCCCTGGGCGCGGCGATCACCGCGACCCTCGACGCGGCCGGTCCCGACACGGTCGTCACCGACGTCGGCAGCGTCAAGGCCGCTCCGCTGGCCGCCGTCGCCGGGCACCCGGGGATCAGCCGCTACGTCGGCAGCCACCCGATGGCCGGCACCGAGCACTCCGGGCCGCTCTCGGCGAGCGCGGCGCTCTTCGACGGACGGCCCTGGGCGGTCACTCCCGGCCCGGACGCGACCCCGGCGGCCGCCCGGCTGGTGGAGGCGCTGGTGGTGCTGTGCGGCGCCGTACCGGTGCCGTTGTCGCCGGTCGAGCACGACCGCGCGGTCGCCCGTACCTCCCACGTCCCGCACCTGATGGCCTCGCTGGTCGCCGGCACGCTCGCCGGTGCCTCGGCCGACCACCTGGCGCTCTCGGGCACCGGCGTGCGCGACGTGACCCGCGTCGCCGGGGGAGACCCGCGCCTCTACAGCCAGATCATCGGCGGCAACGCCGGCGCGGTCGCCGCGCTGCTCACCGAGGTGCGCGCCCGGCTCGACCTGGCCATCGAGGCGGTCGCCGGTGACGACCGGGCCGGGCTGGAGTCGCTGCTCGCCTACGGGCAGGCCGGCACCCGCGCGATCCCCGGCAAGCACGGCACCGCGCCCCAGGCGATGGAGGCCGTCCGGGTCTCGGTCCCCGACCACCCCGGCGAGCTGGCCCGGCTGTTCGCCGACGCCGGTGCGAGCGGGGTCAACATCGAGGACGTGCGCATCGACCACGACCCCGGCCGGCCCGTCGGACTCGTCGAGCTCGACGTGGTCGCGGCGCGGGCCGAGGAGCTGCGGGTC